In Mesorhizobium sp., one DNA window encodes the following:
- the ubiG gene encoding bifunctional 2-polyprenyl-6-hydroxyphenol methylase/3-demethylubiquinol 3-O-methyltransferase UbiG, with protein MAEARRTTIDADEVERFSRMAAEWWDPNGKFRPLHKFNPVRLAYIRDQVAARFGRDTRAPHPFEGLRILDIGCGGGLLCEPMARLGAEVVGADASATNIEVAKLHGVASGLTIDYRATTAEALADEGEQFDVILNMEVVEHVADVDLFLAKCGQMVKPGGLMFVATINRTLKALGLAIIGAEYVLRWLPRGTHQFGKLVRPDELEAGLAKAGLSIVDRSGVTYNPLADRWQRSKDMDVNYMVLAEKSSLI; from the coding sequence ATGGCCGAAGCCAGACGCACGACCATCGACGCCGACGAAGTTGAGCGCTTTTCCCGCATGGCCGCCGAGTGGTGGGATCCGAACGGCAAGTTCCGGCCGCTGCACAAGTTCAATCCCGTGCGCCTCGCCTATATCCGCGACCAGGTGGCGGCGCGATTCGGCCGCGACACCCGCGCGCCGCATCCGTTCGAAGGCCTGCGCATCCTCGACATCGGCTGCGGCGGCGGCCTTCTGTGCGAGCCGATGGCGCGTCTGGGCGCCGAGGTGGTCGGCGCCGACGCGTCTGCCACCAATATCGAGGTGGCGAAGCTGCACGGCGTGGCGAGCGGACTGACCATCGACTACCGCGCCACGACCGCCGAGGCGCTGGCCGACGAGGGCGAGCAGTTCGACGTGATCCTCAACATGGAAGTGGTCGAGCACGTCGCCGACGTCGACCTCTTCCTCGCCAAATGCGGGCAGATGGTAAAGCCCGGCGGCCTGATGTTCGTCGCCACCATCAATCGCACGCTGAAGGCGCTGGGCCTCGCCATCATCGGCGCCGAATACGTGCTGCGCTGGCTGCCGCGCGGCACCCACCAGTTCGGCAAGCTGGTGCGCCCGGATGAACTCGAAGCCGGCCTCGCCAAGGCGGGGCTTTCGATCGTCGACCGCTCAGGCGTGACCTACAATCCGCTTGCCGACCGCTGGCAGCGCTCGAAGGACATGGACGTCAACTACATGGTGCTGGCGGAGAAGTCCTCGCTGATCTGA
- a CDS encoding ABC transporter ATP-binding protein, which produces MQSIISISNLSKTYANGFEALKNVSLDVRKGEIFALLGPNGAGKTTLINIVCGLVNPGTGSVRVGGHDIVADYRKTRSMIGLVPQELSMDAFETVLATVSFSRGLFGKPSDPAHIEKVLRSLSLWDKRKEKVMTLSGGMKRRVLIAKALAHEPEILFLDEPTAGVDVELRREMWAMVRGLRDTGVTIILTTHYIEEAQEMADRVGVISKGEIILVEDKDVLMRTLGKKQLRIELRAPLPTLPASLLPHGLDLAEGGDALVSTYDATADRTGINALFQDLAREGIAIRDVETRQSTLEEIFVGLLEERA; this is translated from the coding sequence ATGCAGTCGATCATCTCGATATCTAACCTGTCGAAAACCTATGCCAACGGCTTCGAAGCGCTGAAGAACGTCAGCCTCGACGTGCGCAAGGGCGAGATCTTCGCCCTGCTCGGACCGAACGGAGCCGGCAAGACGACGCTGATCAACATCGTCTGCGGGCTGGTCAATCCAGGCACCGGCAGCGTCCGGGTCGGCGGACACGACATCGTCGCCGACTATCGCAAGACGCGCTCCATGATCGGGCTCGTGCCGCAGGAACTGTCGATGGACGCGTTCGAGACCGTGCTTGCGACCGTTTCCTTCAGCCGCGGCTTGTTCGGCAAGCCGTCCGATCCCGCGCATATCGAGAAGGTCCTGAGGTCGTTGTCCTTGTGGGACAAGCGCAAGGAAAAGGTGATGACGCTGTCGGGCGGCATGAAGCGGCGGGTGCTGATCGCCAAGGCGCTGGCGCACGAGCCGGAGATCCTGTTTCTCGACGAGCCGACCGCGGGCGTCGACGTCGAACTGCGCCGCGAGATGTGGGCGATGGTGCGCGGCCTGCGCGACACCGGCGTCACCATCATCCTGACCACGCACTACATCGAGGAAGCGCAGGAGATGGCCGACCGCGTCGGCGTCATCTCGAAGGGCGAGATCATCCTCGTCGAGGACAAGGACGTTTTGATGCGCACGCTCGGCAAGAAGCAACTGCGCATCGAATTGCGCGCGCCGCTGCCGACGCTGCCGGCTTCGCTGTTGCCCCATGGGCTGGACCTCGCCGAAGGCGGCGACGCGCTCGTCTCCACCTATGACGCCACCGCCGACCGCACCGGCATCAACGCCCTGTTCCAGGATCTCGCCCGCGAGGGGATCGCCATCCGCGACGTCGAGACGCGACAGAGCACGCTCGAGGAAATCTTCGTCGGATTGCTGGAGGAACGGGCATGA
- a CDS encoding ABC transporter permease: MNLHAVRAIYRFEMARTFRTILQSIVSPVISTALYFVVFGAAIGSRIPEIGGVSYGAFIVPGLIMMSILTLSISNASFGIYFPRFTGTIYELLSAPVSHLEIVAAYVGAAATKSVMIGLVILATAAFFVPLRIEHPFVMLLFLVLTSLTFSLFGFIIGIWADGFEKLQIIPLLVVMPLAFLGGTFYSIEMLPPFWHVVSLFNPVVYLVSGFRWSFIGTADVSVWTSLGMTVVFLLGCLAVTGWMFRTGYKLKN, translated from the coding sequence ATGAACCTTCACGCCGTCCGCGCGATCTACAGGTTCGAGATGGCGCGCACGTTCCGCACCATCCTCCAGTCCATCGTCTCGCCGGTCATTTCGACCGCGCTCTATTTCGTCGTGTTCGGCGCGGCGATCGGCTCGCGCATTCCGGAGATCGGCGGCGTCAGCTATGGCGCCTTCATCGTGCCCGGATTGATCATGATGTCGATCCTGACGCTGTCGATCTCGAACGCGTCCTTCGGCATCTATTTTCCGAGGTTCACCGGCACGATCTACGAGCTCCTGTCGGCGCCGGTCTCGCATCTCGAGATCGTCGCGGCCTATGTCGGCGCAGCCGCCACGAAGTCGGTGATGATCGGCCTGGTGATCCTGGCGACCGCCGCCTTCTTCGTGCCGCTCCGGATCGAGCACCCGTTCGTCATGCTCCTGTTCCTGGTGCTGACCTCGCTGACGTTCAGCCTCTTCGGCTTCATCATCGGCATCTGGGCGGACGGGTTCGAGAAGCTGCAGATCATCCCGCTTCTCGTCGTCATGCCGCTCGCCTTCCTGGGCGGCACCTTCTATTCGATCGAGATGCTGCCGCCGTTCTGGCACGTCGTGTCGCTGTTCAATCCGGTGGTCTATCTCGTCAGCGGTTTTCGCTGGAGCTTCATCGGCACCGCCGACGTGAGCGTCTGGACGAGCCTTGGGATGACCGTGGTCTTTCTCCTCGGATGCCTCGCCGTCACCGGCTGGATGTTCCGCACCGGCTACAAGCTCAAGAACTGA
- a CDS encoding glutathione S-transferase family protein, which yields MAKTTTKTAKKPAAKAAKAPAKAAKPPAKAAKPAKAPATAAKTAKPAAATKTAKPGPAKKPAMTLSVIKPSVNNLSVRIFARAAKLGIEETDAYGATRSKAFLAKNPAHLTPMLEEKGLPRRALWESCAIMQYLSNKHGLEKFYPSNPAKRAMIDSAMFYLVGTLYPYVARATYPALGFPQYPGEVGASDLEEGHKAAAQKAAQAAIAEPLEVFHSFFRNGKPFIGGAQPSIADIRLAATLEFLAVIDYALPKWAKDYMAAMEKKLGKAYSEPAADVRGYIAYVKSKAA from the coding sequence ATGGCCAAGACGACGACGAAGACAGCGAAGAAACCCGCCGCCAAGGCGGCCAAGGCGCCTGCCAAGGCGGCTAAGCCTCCGGCGAAGGCTGCCAAACCCGCCAAGGCCCCGGCCACGGCCGCCAAGACCGCCAAGCCGGCCGCGGCCACGAAGACCGCGAAGCCAGGCCCCGCGAAGAAGCCGGCGATGACGCTGAGCGTCATCAAGCCGTCCGTGAACAATCTGTCGGTGCGCATTTTCGCCCGCGCCGCCAAGCTCGGCATCGAGGAGACCGATGCCTATGGCGCGACGCGGTCGAAGGCCTTTCTGGCCAAGAACCCCGCACACCTGACCCCGATGCTGGAGGAAAAGGGCCTGCCACGCCGCGCGCTGTGGGAAAGCTGCGCCATCATGCAGTACCTGTCCAACAAGCACGGGCTGGAAAAATTCTATCCCAGCAACCCGGCCAAGCGCGCGATGATCGACAGCGCCATGTTCTACCTCGTCGGGACGCTCTATCCCTACGTCGCCCGCGCCACCTATCCGGCGCTCGGCTTCCCGCAATATCCGGGCGAGGTCGGCGCGTCCGATCTCGAGGAAGGCCACAAGGCCGCGGCGCAGAAGGCGGCGCAGGCGGCGATCGCCGAGCCGCTCGAGGTGTTCCATTCCTTCTTCCGCAATGGCAAGCCGTTCATCGGCGGCGCCCAGCCGTCGATCGCCGACATCCGGCTTGCCGCGACGCTCGAATTCCTGGCGGTGATCGACTACGCCCTGCCGAAATGGGCGAAGGACTACATGGCGGCGATGGAGAAGAAGCTCGGCAAGGCCTATTCCGAGCCGGCGGCAGACGTTCGCGGCTACATCGCCTACGTCAAGTCGAAGGCGGCCTGA
- a CDS encoding VOC family protein, producing MQKLQSQGVHHITLVGADRKTSIDFWEGTLGMPFVFEQPNLDKASESHLYFDPGDGRLITIFTDETRKPDPRRTPTEPGCVHHIAFSVSRVTFLQAVERLDARGIKNTGPKDRGFMDSIYFNDPMGLTIELASYRFEPPHGFTHAQVLFEAHHIRVARGDYAIAEVHLADAIEQLVERSRSTLSSDRTAKNPY from the coding sequence ATCCAGAAGCTTCAGTCGCAAGGCGTCCACCACATCACGCTGGTCGGAGCCGACCGCAAGACCTCGATCGATTTCTGGGAAGGCACGCTCGGCATGCCTTTCGTCTTCGAGCAGCCGAACCTCGACAAGGCGAGCGAGAGCCATCTCTATTTCGATCCGGGCGACGGCCGGCTGATCACCATCTTCACCGACGAGACCCGCAAGCCCGATCCGCGCCGCACCCCGACCGAACCGGGCTGCGTGCACCACATCGCCTTCTCGGTGTCGCGGGTGACGTTCCTGCAGGCGGTCGAGCGGCTCGATGCCCGCGGCATCAAGAACACCGGGCCCAAGGACCGGGGCTTCATGGATTCGATCTACTTCAACGATCCGATGGGCCTGACGATCGAACTGGCGTCCTATCGCTTCGAGCCGCCGCACGGCTTCACCCATGCTCAGGTGCTGTTCGAGGCGCACCACATCCGCGTCGCGCGCGGCGACTACGCCATCGCCGAGGTGCACCTGGCCGACGCCATCGAGCAGCTCGTCGAGCGTTCCCGTTCGACGCTGTCGAGCGACCGCACCGCGAAGAATCCGTACTGA
- a CDS encoding AMP-binding protein, with translation MLEPDIETRPWAEQRSTDDALFRRQIGWLLERSAFYRGKLAAAGFESREKIGGLDDIAALPFTEKSELRAGATADNPIGTHLCVPRGDLVRIFSTSGTTGTPSYIPLTRQDLETWVTTSARSYAASGIVAGETIVSTYNAGPFVAGAALGAFDRLGMCHIPVGTGNTDRLMKAVDLLKPTAAVMTPSYASYLIEWAAERGFDLRGSSVARLLVAGEPGGGEPTLRARLEDGWGARVTEAMGIGDIGVSLWGECEHQCGMHLGARGAVHAELIDPQTGAPVAMEDGASGELVLTHLRHQAAPLLRFRTRDHVQVWTSTCGCGRTAPRVRCIGRTDDMLIVRGVNVFPTAIREIVAEFLPAVSGMILVRPAAAGVSQDPPLPVAVELAKDAAPEPALAERIAKRIRDALVFTARVELVPFGSFQRSEYKSKLVQH, from the coding sequence ATGCTGGAGCCGGACATCGAGACGCGTCCCTGGGCCGAGCAGCGCAGCACTGACGACGCGCTCTTTCGCCGGCAGATCGGCTGGCTGTTGGAGCGCTCGGCCTTCTACCGCGGCAAGCTCGCGGCAGCCGGGTTCGAGTCCCGGGAGAAGATCGGCGGCCTCGACGACATCGCCGCGCTTCCGTTCACCGAGAAGAGCGAGCTCCGCGCCGGTGCGACCGCGGACAATCCGATCGGCACGCATCTGTGCGTGCCGCGCGGCGACCTCGTGCGCATCTTTTCGACCAGCGGCACCACCGGAACGCCAAGCTACATCCCGCTGACTCGGCAGGATCTCGAAACCTGGGTGACGACGTCGGCCCGCAGCTACGCCGCCTCGGGCATCGTCGCGGGCGAGACGATCGTTTCGACCTACAATGCCGGCCCGTTCGTGGCGGGCGCGGCGCTGGGCGCATTCGACAGGCTCGGCATGTGCCACATTCCGGTCGGCACCGGAAATACCGACAGGCTGATGAAGGCGGTGGACCTTCTCAAGCCGACCGCCGCCGTGATGACGCCGTCCTACGCCTCCTACCTGATCGAATGGGCGGCCGAGCGCGGTTTCGACCTTCGAGGGTCGAGTGTGGCGCGCCTGCTGGTCGCGGGCGAGCCGGGCGGCGGCGAGCCGACTCTAAGGGCGCGGCTGGAAGACGGCTGGGGCGCGCGCGTGACCGAGGCGATGGGCATCGGCGACATCGGCGTGTCGCTCTGGGGCGAATGCGAGCACCAGTGCGGCATGCATCTCGGCGCCCGCGGCGCCGTCCATGCGGAACTGATCGATCCTCAGACCGGCGCGCCGGTGGCGATGGAGGACGGCGCCAGCGGCGAACTCGTGCTGACGCATCTCAGGCATCAGGCTGCGCCGCTGCTGCGCTTCCGTACCCGCGACCATGTCCAGGTCTGGACGTCGACGTGCGGATGCGGCCGCACCGCGCCGCGCGTGCGCTGCATCGGCCGCACCGACGACATGCTGATCGTGCGCGGCGTCAATGTCTTCCCGACCGCGATCCGCGAGATCGTCGCAGAATTCCTGCCGGCGGTCAGCGGCATGATCCTCGTCAGGCCGGCGGCGGCCGGCGTCAGCCAGGACCCGCCGCTGCCCGTCGCGGTGGAACTGGCGAAGGACGCCGCCCCGGAGCCGGCGCTCGCCGAGCGGATCGCGAAGCGGATCCGCGACGCCCTGGTCTTCACGGCCCGCGTCGAACTGGTTCCGTTCGGCTCGTTCCAGCGCAGCGAATACAAGTCGAAACTCGTCCAGCATTAG
- a CDS encoding citryl-CoA lyase — protein MQIGKPGPAVTHICEAHADRIEVRGRDLTGDLMGRLSFTGYFYLLLTGREPTGEQLYFLDLLLVAIAEHGLVPTVLAARMTLAADPDSLQGAVAAGILGAGPVILGTSELCGRLLVEADAKVAAGGEPRRVALDLVRAIRESGGRAPGFGHPVHKPVDPRSERILALAAEKGVAGRHCAMAGLIRDAVAEVWGKPLVMNVSMPIAAVLLDLDFPAPMIKAIPLLARTGSLLAHLAEEQQAPIGFAMAAAGEAAVAYRRLPGEGA, from the coding sequence ATGCAGATCGGGAAACCGGGCCCAGCAGTCACGCATATCTGCGAGGCACACGCGGACCGCATCGAGGTTCGCGGCCGCGACCTCACCGGCGACCTGATGGGCCGCCTGTCCTTCACCGGCTATTTCTACCTTCTGCTGACCGGCCGCGAGCCGACCGGGGAACAGCTCTACTTCCTCGACCTCCTGCTGGTCGCGATCGCCGAACATGGCCTCGTGCCGACGGTTCTGGCCGCGCGGATGACGCTCGCGGCCGATCCGGACTCGTTGCAAGGCGCGGTCGCGGCCGGCATCCTCGGCGCCGGGCCCGTCATCCTCGGCACGTCGGAACTCTGCGGGCGCCTGCTGGTCGAGGCGGATGCGAAAGTGGCCGCCGGCGGCGAGCCGCGCCGGGTCGCGCTCGACCTCGTGCGCGCCATACGCGAGTCCGGCGGCAGGGCACCCGGCTTCGGCCATCCGGTACACAAGCCGGTTGACCCGCGCAGCGAGCGCATCCTCGCGCTCGCCGCCGAAAAGGGCGTCGCCGGCCGGCATTGCGCCATGGCGGGGCTGATCCGCGACGCGGTGGCCGAAGTCTGGGGCAAGCCGCTGGTAATGAACGTCTCGATGCCGATCGCCGCCGTGCTTCTCGATCTCGATTTTCCTGCGCCGATGATCAAGGCGATCCCCCTGCTGGCACGCACGGGAAGCCTGCTCGCCCACCTTGCCGAGGAGCAGCAGGCGCCGATCGGTTTCGCCATGGCCGCCGCCGGCGAAGCCGCCGTTGCCTATCGTCGCCTCCCCGGAGAAGGCGCCTGA
- a CDS encoding gamma-glutamylcyclotransferase, whose translation MRLTELHVERVRREIADPGIQLLPGFVAATDADYERVVEEIMAGAPDGGFWVFAYGSLIWNPEFDFVERRTAVARGWHRRFCLGWDYRYRGNREQPGLMLALDRGGQCNGVVFRLPDEAIKSNMHRLIRREMSMVPSAFPPRWIPVTTQEGPLKALTFAMNRKSGRYVGELDDEATADMLATACGFRGSMAEYLHATVSHLDMLGIRDRHLWRLQEMVAERLEREPHSGQ comes from the coding sequence ATGCGGCTGACGGAACTCCACGTGGAGAGGGTCAGGCGCGAGATCGCCGATCCGGGCATCCAGCTGCTGCCGGGCTTCGTGGCGGCCACCGACGCCGACTACGAGCGCGTCGTCGAAGAGATCATGGCGGGGGCGCCCGACGGAGGTTTCTGGGTCTTCGCCTACGGTTCGCTGATCTGGAATCCGGAATTCGATTTCGTCGAGCGGCGCACGGCCGTCGCCCGCGGCTGGCACCGGCGCTTCTGCCTCGGCTGGGACTATCGCTACCGCGGCAATCGCGAACAGCCGGGTCTGATGCTGGCGCTCGATCGCGGCGGCCAGTGCAATGGCGTCGTCTTCCGCCTGCCCGACGAGGCGATCAAGTCCAACATGCACCGGCTGATCCGTCGCGAGATGAGCATGGTGCCCTCGGCCTTCCCGCCGCGCTGGATTCCCGTGACCACGCAAGAGGGACCGCTCAAGGCGCTGACCTTCGCGATGAACCGAAAGAGCGGCCGCTATGTCGGCGAACTCGACGACGAGGCGACCGCCGACATGCTGGCGACGGCCTGCGGCTTTCGCGGCTCGATGGCGGAATACCTCCATGCCACGGTCAGCCATCTGGATATGCTGGGCATCCGCGACCGGCATCTGTGGCGGCTTCAGGAGATGGTCGCCGAGCGGCTCGAGCGCGAGCCGCATTCCGGGCAGTAA
- a CDS encoding MFS transporter: protein MKIFAARADSPAVWRQIPRSVWALGFVSLLMDVSSEMIHALLPVYLVAVMGTSVLAVGVIEGIAEATAAITKVFSGAISDWLGKRKLLAAIGYGLAAFTKPVFPLAATLGWIVAARFVDRVGKGIRGAPRDALVADLSPAHLRGASFGLRQSLDTVGAFVGPLLAILLMWLTLDDFRTVFWIAVIPAFLAFALIVVAVKDPDGSTRDRPARMPLAPAELARLGGAFWLVVAIAAVFTLARFSEAFLILRAQSQGLPLALVPLVLVVMNVAYALSAYPAGALSDRIDRTAILVIGLALLIAADVALAFGPSIAGVAAGVVLWGLHMGLTQGLLSALVADTAPQDLRGTAFGMFNLVSGVALLAASVIAGALWDVVGPQGTFIAGAGFAAAAMVGLLVLRAYRSAKQAK from the coding sequence ATGAAGATCTTCGCGGCGCGGGCGGATAGCCCCGCGGTTTGGCGGCAGATACCGCGGAGCGTTTGGGCGCTCGGCTTCGTCTCTCTGCTGATGGACGTCTCGTCCGAGATGATCCATGCCCTCTTGCCGGTCTACCTCGTCGCGGTGATGGGCACTTCCGTGCTCGCCGTCGGCGTCATCGAAGGCATCGCGGAGGCGACCGCGGCAATCACCAAGGTGTTTTCTGGCGCGATCAGCGACTGGTTGGGCAAGCGCAAGCTGCTTGCCGCGATCGGCTACGGCCTGGCCGCCTTCACCAAGCCGGTGTTTCCGCTCGCCGCGACGCTCGGCTGGATCGTCGCCGCCCGCTTCGTCGACCGGGTCGGCAAGGGCATTCGCGGCGCGCCGCGCGACGCCCTGGTCGCCGATCTCAGCCCCGCACATCTGCGCGGCGCCAGCTTCGGGCTGCGCCAGTCGCTGGACACGGTCGGCGCCTTCGTCGGACCGCTGCTCGCGATCCTGTTGATGTGGCTGACCTTGGACGATTTCCGCACCGTGTTCTGGATAGCGGTGATACCGGCTTTTCTCGCCTTCGCGCTCATCGTCGTGGCCGTGAAGGATCCGGATGGATCGACACGCGACAGGCCGGCGCGGATGCCGCTCGCGCCCGCCGAACTCGCCCGGCTGGGCGGCGCCTTCTGGCTCGTGGTGGCGATCGCCGCCGTCTTTACGCTCGCCCGGTTCAGCGAGGCCTTCCTGATCCTGCGGGCACAGTCGCAGGGCCTGCCGCTCGCCCTCGTGCCGCTGGTCCTCGTCGTCATGAACGTCGCCTACGCGCTCTCGGCCTATCCTGCCGGCGCCCTGTCCGACCGGATCGATCGCACCGCGATCCTCGTCATCGGCCTCGCCCTCTTGATTGCAGCCGACGTCGCGCTCGCCTTCGGACCGAGCATCGCCGGCGTCGCTGCCGGCGTCGTGCTCTGGGGATTGCACATGGGGCTGACCCAGGGGCTCCTCTCGGCGCTCGTCGCCGACACCGCGCCGCAGGACCTGCGCGGCACCGCCTTCGGCATGTTCAACCTGGTCTCCGGCGTCGCCCTGCTGGCGGCGAGCGTGATCGCCGGAGCGCTGTGGGACGTCGTCGGCCCACAGGGAACGTTCATCGCCGGAGCAGGCTTCGCCGCGGCGGCGATGGTCGGGTTGCTGGTGCTGCGCGCCTATCGCTCGGCGAAGCAGGCGAAGTAG